Proteins encoded within one genomic window of Camelina sativa cultivar DH55 chromosome 19, Cs, whole genome shotgun sequence:
- the LOC104766865 gene encoding 60S ribosomal protein L31-1 codes for MEKGKGRKEEVVTREYTINLHRRLHSCTFKKKAPNAIKEIRKFALKAMGTKDVRVDVKLNKQIWSKGIRGPPRRIRIRVARKRNDDEDAKEEFFSLVTVAEVPAEGLSGLGTKVIEEDE; via the exons atggagaaagGTAAGGGAAGAAAGGAGGAGGTGGTTACGAGGGAGTATACTATCAATCTCCACAGGCGTCTCCATAGCTG CACATTCAAGAAGAAGGCACCCAATGCCATTAAAGAGATCAGGAAGTTTGCATTGAAAGCAATGGGAACAAAGGACGTTAGAGTCGATGTTAAACTCAACAAGCAGATATGGAGCAAAGGTATCCGAGGCCCCCCGAGGAGAATCAGAATCCGTGTTGCCCGTAAGAGAAACGACGATGAAGATGCCAAGGAAGAGTTCTTCTCTCTCGTCACAGTCGCTGAGGTTCCAGCTGAAGGACTCTCTGGTTTGGGCACTAAGGTCATCGAGGAAGACGAGTGA
- the LOC104766866 gene encoding 60S ribosomal protein L28-1 codes for MATVPGQLIWEIVKKNNCFLVKQFGRGNSKVQFSKETNNLANVHSYKHSGLANKKTVTIQAAGKEQAVVLATTKTKKQNKPKVSVNKSILKKEFPRMSKAVANQVVDNYYRPDLKKAALARLSVISKGLRVAKSGAKQRNRQA; via the exons ATGGCGACAGTTCCAGGACAATTGATCTGGGAGATCGTGAAGAAGAACAACTGTTTCTTGGTGAAACAGTTCGGTAGAGGAAACTCCAAGGTTCAATTCAGCAAGGAGACTAACAATCTCGCCAACGTTCACTCCTACAAGCACTCTG GTCTTGCAAACAAAAAGACTGTGACCATCCAGGCCGCTGGCAAGGAACAAGCTGTTGTGCTCGCCACCACCAAGACCAAGAAGCAGAACAAGCCTAAGGTCTCTGTCAACAAGTCTATCCTGAAGAAGGAATTCCCCAGGATGTCCAAGGCTGTTGCTAACCAG GTGGTGGACAACTACTACAGGCCAGACTTGAAGAAAGCAGCTCTTGCTAGACTCAGTGTCATCAGCAAAGGCCTTAGGGTTGCCAAGTCCGGTGCCAAGCAAAGAAACAGACAAGCTTAA
- the LOC104766868 gene encoding 40S ribosomal protein S15a-2, whose product MGRRILNDALRTIVNAEKRGKASVELKPVSTVMSSFLKIMKEKGYIKNFQVHDPHRVGRITVDLQGRVNDCKALTYRQDVKANEIGQYTERTLPTRQWGYVVITTPDGILDHEEAIKRNVGGQVLGFFH is encoded by the exons ATGGGGAGGAGAATACTGAACGATGCGTTGAGAACGATCGTGAATGCTGAGAAGCGAGGTAAAGCTTCGGTGGAGTTGAAGCCTGTCTCTACTGTAATGTCTTCGTTTCTCAAAATCATGAAGGAGAAAG GGTACATCAAGAACTTTCAAGTTCATGATCCACACAGAGTTGGAAGAATAACTGTTGATCTACAAGGAAGGGTTAATGATTGCAAAGCTCTCACTTACAGGCAGGACGTCAAGGCAAACGAGATCGGGCAATACACAGAACGCACACTTCCAACACGCCAG TGGGGTTATGTTGTGATTACAACTCCTGATGGCATTTTGGACCATGAAGAGGCTATTAAACGGAATGTGGGTGGTCAGGTTCTTGGTTTCTTTCATTGA
- the LOC104766867 gene encoding uncharacterized protein LOC104766867, whose product MKKVLNRGFKPAKCKTAMQMANSRLKILKNKKEIQIKQLRRELAQLLESGHTPTARIRVEHVVREEKTMAAYELIGIYCELLVVRLGVIESQKNCPIDLKEAVSSVLFASQRLSSDVPELSEIVKQFTTKYGKDFATSAIELRPDSGVSRLLVEKLSAKAPDGPTKVKILMAIAEEHNVVWEAQSFVEPDPKDALLNGASSFQPASTMNMDSSIKSNKEQPPNVQAPTTVNAQHGSSERRHHSPENSYANGGRSSSRANIVTSGKADDYYHPDPRPSRSRTDEGECRNPNHGYENSSSRRNHRWETEFVDSTDAARAAAEAAERASFAARAAAKLSSKERMTRQDTSESHISSASVNLRNEPSHRRNRSNVQSESFPEEQHSPRRNNRMHYEDMGRTRQDSYDRANESDVPLVHQPSDRHPLDISRNNSSFGEKSRGKQPSKDETDLNFGHPEDVYLMKQSSRTSSHSHSSDYSDENVNGSDYIKSPSVVEENIFATYDDHQSQSSFKDTDTHYHGHDDATTADTYDDYSSFFDKPKFDAEDNHYQDEIDHGVGFSLLGSKTSASAAAWSFKGDHSKSHEEHSSSRSQVYHENTSSPLFDDVSTSPLAAYHEPDPHTRFDDYGPDSESDGDQPKHRGKVSGNVHEKKGNLTSDRSQEFKVSDSAGHELFPVDTEEHNDNSRTREESDSESEPQLGLRLGALAGGFRNKKTLPPYRMSPALFKSEKEYIQTDDSGQSSRKDLYSKKVSNTEMRPSLLPPHPSSSDEDDSDMQLPGRTETKSDPLFSHSRVDQDDLEEEKLPTRSSSRSQERTHKPSTGVRDYKRTNFKMPVSASSEDEEDIERVAERINVKPNKPTGFSLRTKGQAKAQEEHSFPVTTKKTDKEPHDQQPSPRHQTVTSSTVPQTVKSPDPETPSRERASHVHPNLPEYDDIFARLGALRTSNRR is encoded by the exons ATGAAGAAGGTGCTTAATAGAGGTTTTAAGCCTGCTAAATG CAAGACAGCTATGCAGATGGCGAATTCACGGCTCAAGATACTCAAGAACAAAAAGGAGATTCAGATTAAACAGCTTAGGAGAGAATTAGCACAATTGCTCGAGTCTGGACATACCCCTACTGCTCGAATTCGG gtGGAACATGTGGTTAGGGAAGAGAAGACAATGGCTGCTTATGAGCTCATTGGCATATATTGTGAACTTCTTGTTGTTCGTTTGGGTGTTATCGAGTCTCAAAA GAACTGCCCCATTGATTTGAAAGAAGCTGTCTCGAGTGTCTTATTTGCTTCCCAGAGGTTATCATCAGATGTCCCTGAGCTCTCAGAAATCGTTAAGCAATTCACTACCAAGTACGGGAAGGATTTTGCTACGTCTGCTATTGAGTTGCGTCCAGATTCTGGTGTGAGTCGCCTG CTGGTGGAAAAATTGTCTGCCAAAGCCCCCGATGGTCCAACTAAGGTCAAAATTCTGATGGCAATCGCTGAGGAGCATAATGTCGTCTGGGAGGCACAATCTTTTGTTGAACCAGATCCAAAAGATGCGCTGTTG AATGGAGCAAGCTCGTTTCAGCCAGCGAGTACTATGAACATggactcatctataaaatcaaacaaggaACAGCCTCCAAACGTTCAAGCTCCAACCACTGTCAATGCTCAACATGGATCAAGTGAAAGAAGACATCATTCCCCAGAGAACTCGTATGCAAATGGTGGAAGATCTTCAAGCCGTGCCAATATTGTTACTTCTGGGAAGGCTGATGACTACTATCATCCAGATCCAAGACCTTCTC GTTCTAGGACTGATGAAGGAGAGTGTAGAAATCCAAATCATGGCTATGAAAATTCATCTTCAAGAAGAAATCATAGGTGGGAAACAGAATTTGTTGATTCTACAGATGCTGCACGTGCCGCTGCTGAAGCTGCTGAGAGAGCAAGTTTCGCTGCAAGAGCAGCTGCTAAACTTTCGAGCAAAGAAAGGATGACGAGGCAGGATACATCGGAGTCGCATATATCCTCTGCATCTGTAAATCTTAGAAACGAGCCGTCACATCGACGTAACAGATCTAATGTACAAAGTGAAAGCTTTCCTGAAGAACAACATTCGCCAAGACGGAATAATAGGATGCACTATGAAGATATGGGCAGAACCCGGCAAGATAGCTATGATAGGGCAAATGAATCTGATGTTCCTCTTGTACATCAGCCATCAGATAGACATCCCCTGGATATTTCGAGAAATAACAGTTCCTTCGGTGAAAAAAGTAGAGGGAAGCAGCCAAGCAAGGATGAGACGGATTTAAATTTTGGTCACCCTGAAGATGTTTACCTCATGAAGCAGTCAAGTCGCACTTCATCGCATTCACACTCGAGTGATTACTCTGATGAGAATGTCAATGGCTCAGATTATATTAAGTCACCGAGCGTTGTGGAGGAAAACATTTTTGCCACTTATGATGATCACCAATCTCAAAGCAGCTTTAAAGATACAGACACCCATTATCATGGACATGATGATGCTACAACTGCTGATACTTATGATGACTATAGTTCGTTTTTTGATAAACCTAAATTCGACGCTGAAGATAATCATTATCAAGATGAGATTGATCATGGTGTGGGATTCTCATTGCTTGGCAGCAAAACATCTGCGTCAGCGGCTGCCTGGAGCTTCAAAGGAGACCATAGTAAGTCTCATGAAGAACACAGCAGCTCGCGCTCACAAGTTTACCATGAGAACACAAGTTCCCCATTATTTGATGATGTCTCTACAAGTCCTCTGGCTGCTTACCATGAGCCTGATCCACATACCAGGTTTGACGATTATGGTCCAGATTCAGAAAGCGACGGTGATCAGCCAAAACATAGAGGCAAAGTTTCTGGAAATGTGCATGAGAAGAAGGGGAATCTGACATCTGATCGATCTCAGGAATTTAAAGTCTCTGATTCTGCTGGACACGAATTATTCCCTGTAGACACAGAAGAACACAATGATAATTCGAGGACACGAGAAGAATCAGATTCAGAGTCAGAGCCTCAGCTTGGTCTGAGGCTTGGAGCTTTGGCCGGTGGATTTAGGAACAAAAAGACACTCCCACCTTACAGAATGAGTCCGGCATTGTTCAAGTCTGAAAAGGAGTATATCCAAACAGATGATTCTGGTCAGTCTAGCAGAAAAGATCTTTACAGTAAGAAAGTAAGTAACACCGAGATGAGACCAAGTCTTCTGCCTCCCCATCCATCTTCTAGTGATGAAGACGACTCAGACATGCAACTTCCAGgaagaacagaaacaaaatctgatccCTTATTTAGTCATTCCCGTGTCGATCAGGACGACTTGGAGGAAGAAAAACTCCCAACTCGATCTTCTTCAAGAAGTCAAGAGAGGACTCATAAGCCATCAACGGGAGTGAGAGATTACAAGAGAACGAACTTCAAGATGCCAGTTTCAGCATCCTCTGAAGACGAGGAAGACATCGAAAGAGTGGCTGAACGCATCAATGTCAAGCCAAATAAACCAACTGGGTTCTCTCTAAGGACAAAGGGCCAAGCAAAAGCTCAAGAGGAGCATTCATTCCCTGTGACAACGAAGAAAACTGACAAAGAGCCTCATGatcagcagccatctccaaggCACCAGACAGTAACTTCAAGCACTGTTCCACAAACTGTAAAATCACCGGATCCAGAAACCCCATCAAGGGAGAGAGCTAGTCACGTTCATCCCAACCTCCCAGAATATGACGATATCTTTGCAAGGCTCGGGGCCCTTCGTACTTCTAATCGACGCTGA